From Harpia harpyja isolate bHarHar1 chromosome 19, bHarHar1 primary haplotype, whole genome shotgun sequence, one genomic window encodes:
- the TNC gene encoding tenascin isoform X1: MGLPTQVLACAILALLYQHVNGGLIKRIIRHKRETGLNVTLPEDNQPVVFNHVYNIKLPVGSLCSVDLDTASGDADLKAEIEPIKNYEEHTVNEENQIVFTHRINIPRRACGCAAAPDIKDLLSRLEELEGLVSSLREQCASGAGCCPNSQAVEGRLDTTPYCSGHGNYSIEICGCVCEPGWKGPNCSEPDCPRNCFNRGLCVQGKCICNEGFTGEDCSQATCPSDCNDQGKCMDGVCVCFEGYTGTDCSEELCSQGCSMHGRCVSGRCVCHEGFTGEDCSEPLCPSNCHNRGRCVDNECVCEEGYTGEDCSELICPNDCFDRGRCVNGTCFCEEGFTGEDCGELTCPNNCNGNGRCENGLCVCYEGFIGDDCSEKRCPKDCHSRGRCVGGRCVCQEGYLGEDCGELRCPNDCHNRGRCVNGQCVCHEGFIGEDCGELRCPSDCNNRGRCVNGQCVCHEGFIGDDCGELRCPNDCNNHGLCVNGQCVCDEGYTGEDCAELRCPEDCHNRGRCVEGRCECDNGFTGEDCGELSCPNDCHQRGRCIDGRCVCHEGFTGEDCRERSCPNDCNNVGRCIDGRCVCEDGYMGDDCSDVSPPTELTVTNVTDKTVNLEWKHENLVNEYLITYVPTSSGGLDMQFTVPGNQTAATIHELEPGVEYFIRVFAILKNKKSIPVSARVATYLPAPEGLKFKSVRETSVQVEWDPLNFSFDGWELVFRNMKKDDNGDITSSLKRPETSYMQPGLAPGQQYNVSLHIVKNNTRGPGLSRVITTKLDAPSQIEAKDVTDTTALITWSKPLAEIEGIELTYGPKDIPGDRTTVDLSEDENQYSIGNLRPHTEYEVTLISRRGDMESDPMKEVFVTDLDAPRNLKRVSQTDNSITLEWKNSHANIDNYRIKFAPISGGDHAEITVPKGNQATTRATLTGLRPGTEYGIGVTAVRQDRESAPATINAGTDLDNPKDLEVSDPTETTLSLRWRRPVAKFDRYRLIYVSPSGRKNEVEIPVDSTSFILRGLDAGTEYTISLVAEKGRHKSKPTTVKGSTEEEPELGTLSVSETGWDGFQLTWTAADGAYEHFIIQVQESDNPEEPRNMTVPGGLRFVNVTGLKANTPYNITLRGVIQGYRTKPLSVETMTGVHPEVGELTVSDITPESFNLSWTTTNGDFDIFTIEIIDSNRLLESMEFNISGNSRTAHISGLSPSTDFIVYLYGISHGFRTQAISAAATTEAEPEVDNLLVSDATPDGFRLSWTADDGVFDSFVLKIRDTKRKSDPLELIVPGHERTQDITGLKEGTEYEIELYGVSSGRRSQPVNAVATTVVGSPKGISFSDITENSATVSWTPPRTRVESYRISYVPVTGGIPNVVTVDGSKTRTKLVKLVPGVDYNVSIISVKGFEESEPVSGTLKTALDSPSGLVVVNITDSEALATWQPAIAAVDNYIVSYTSEDEPEVTQMVSGNTVEYDLKGLRPATEYTLSVHALKDTQKSETLSTQFTTGLDAPKDLSATEVQSETAVITWRPPRAPVSGYLLIYESIDGRVKEVILNPETTSYSLTELSPSTQYTVKLQALNRSLKSKIILTIFTTTGLLYPYPKDCSQALLNGETTSGLYTVYLNGDKAQPLQVFCDMSEDGGGWIVFLRRQNGKEDFYKNWKTYVAGFGDLKDEFWIGLENLHKITSQGQYELRVDLRDKGETAYAVYDRFSVGDAKSRYRLRVDGYSGTAGDSMTYHNGRSFSTFDKDNDSAITNCALSYKGAFWYKNCHRVNLMGRYGDNSHSQGVNWFHWKGHEYSIQFAEMKLRPSSFRNLEGRRKRA, encoded by the exons ATGGGACTCCCCACGCAGGTTTTGGCCTGTGCGATCTTAGCTTTGCTGTACCAGCATGTCAATGGTGGACTCATCAAGCGAATTATCCGGCACAAGCGGGAGACTGGGCTAAACGTGACCTTGCCAGAAGATAATCAGCCTGTGGTTTTTAACCATGTCTACAACATTAAGTTGCCTGTTGGCTCCCTTTGCTCAGTGGACCTGGATACAGCGAGCGGTGATGCAGACCTGAAGGCGGAAATTGAGCCCATCAAGAATTACGAGGAGCACACAGTGAATGAGGAGAACCAGATTGTCTTCACACACCGTATTAACATTCCCCGCCGGGCCTGTGGCTGTGCAGCTGCCCCAGACATTAAGGATCTGCTGAGCAGACTAGAGGAACTGGAGGGGCTGGTATCCTCCCTACGGGAGCAGTGTGCCAGCGGGGCTGGATGCTGTCCTAATTCCCAGGCAGTAGAAG GTCGCCTGGACACAACACCCTATTGCAGTGGACATGGCAACTACAGCATCGAGATCTGCGGCTGCGTTTGTGAGCCTGGCTGGAAAGGCCCCAATTGCTCTGAACCGGACTGCCCACGTAACTGCTTCAACCGGGGCCTCTGCGTCCAGGGCAAATGCATCTGCAACGAAGGCTTCACTGGTGAGGACTGCAGCCAGGCCACCTGCCCTTCTGACTGTAACGACCAAGGCAAGTGCATGGATGGGGTTTGCGTGTGCTTTGAGGGGTACACAGGCACAGACTGCAGCGAAGAGCTCTGCTCCCAGGGGTGCAGCATGCACGGGAGATGCGTGAGCGGCCGGTGCGTGTGCCACGAGGGCTTCACCGGCGAGGACTGCAGCgagcccctctgccccagcaacTGCCACAACCGCGGGCGCTGTGTGGACAATGAGTGTGTCTGCGAGGAGGGCTACACCGGCGAGGACTGCAGCGAGCTCATCTGCCCCAATGACTGCTTCGACCGCGGGCGCTGCGTCAATGGGACCTGCTTCTGTGAGGAGGGCTTCACTGGGGAGGACTGCGGGGAGCTGACCTGCCCAAACAACTGCAATGGCAACGGGCGCTGCGAGAACGGGCTGTGCGTCTGCTACGAGGGCTTCATTGGGGATGACTGCAGTGAGAAGAGGTGCCCGAAGGACTGCCACAGCCGTGGGCGCTGTGTGGGCGGGCGCTGCGTCTGCCAGGAGGGGTACCTGGGCGAGGACTGCGGGGAGCTTCGGTGCCCCAACGACTGTCACAACCGTGGGCGCTGCGTCAACGGGCAGTGTGTGTGCCACGAAGGATTCATTGGGGAGGACTGTGGGGAGCTGCGGTGCCCCAGTGACTGCAACAACCGTGGGCGTTGTGTCAATGGGCAGTGTGTGTGCCACGAGGGATTCATCGGGGACGACTGTGGCGAGCTGCGGTGCCCCAACGATTGCAACAACCATGGACTTTGTGTCAATGGGCAGTGTGTGTGTGACGAGGGGTACACAGGGGAGGACTGTGCGGAGCTGCGGTGCCCCGAAGACTGCCACAACCGTGGGCGCTGTGTGGAGGGACGCTGTGAGTGTGACAATGGCTTCACGGGGGAGGACTGCGGCGAGCTGTCCTGCCCCAACGACTGCCACCAGCGCGGGCGCTGCATTGATGGGCGCTGCGTGTGCCATGAGGGCTTCACAGGGGAGGACTGCCGTGAACGGTCCTGCCCCAACGACTGCAACAATGTGGGCCGCTGCATCGACGGACGGTGTGTCTGTGAGGATGGTTACATGGGGGATGACTGCTCCGACG tGTCTCCTCCAACTGAGCTGACTGTGACAAACGTAACAGATAAAACTGTAAATCTGGAATGGAAGCATGAGAATCTCGTCAATGAGTACCTCATCACCTATGTCCCTACCAGCAGTGGTGGCTTAGATATGCAGTTCACTGTGCCAGGAAACCAGACAGCCGCCACTATTCATGAACTGGAGCCAGGTGTAGAATACTTTATCCGTGTCTTTGCAATCCTTAAAAACAAGAAGAGTATTCCAGTCAGTGCCAGAGTAGCAACAT atCTGCCAGCTCCAGAAGGTCTGAAATTCAAATCTGTTAGAGAAACATCCGTCCAGGTGGAGTGGGATCCTCTGAACTTTTCATTTGATGGCTGGGAGCTAGTCTTCCGTAATATG AAAAAGGATGATAATGGAGATATAACCAGCAGCTTGAAAAGGCCAGAGACATCTTATATGCAGCCAGGTTTGGCACCAGGGCAACAGTATAATGTATCCCTTCATATAGTGAAAAACAATACTAGAGGACCAGGACTATCCAGAGTGATAACCACAA AGCTTGATGCCCCTAGCCAGATCGAGGCAAAAGATGTCACAGACACCACAGCTCTTATCACATGGTCCAAACCCTTGGCTGAAATTGAAGGCATAGAGCTCACTTATGGCCCTAAGGATATTCCAGGGGACAGGACAACCGTTGACCTCTCTGAAGATGAAAACCAATATTCTATTGGAAACCTGAGGCCTCACACAGAGTATGAAGTGACGCTCATCTCTCGTCGAGGTGACATGGAAAGCGACCCCATGAAAGAAGTCTTTGTCACAG ACTTGGATGCTCCAAGAAACCTGAAGCGGGTGTCACAGACAGACAATAGCATTACTTTGGAGTGGAAGAACAGCCATGCAAATATTGATAACTATCGAATTAAGTTTGCTCCCATCTCTGGTGGAGACCATGCTGAGATCACAGTGCCAAAGGGCAACCAGGCAACAACCAGAGCTACACTGACAG GTTTGAGGCCTGGAACTGAATATGGCATTGGAGTGACAGCAGTGAGACAGGACAGGGAAAGTGCTCCTGCTACCATTAATGCTGGCACTG ATCTCGATAACCCCAAGGACTTGGAAGTCAGTGACCCCACTGAAACCACCTTATCCCTTCGCTGGAGAAGACCAGTGGCCAAGTTTGATCGTTATCGCCTCATTTACGTTAGCCCCTCTGGAAGGAAGAACGAAGTGGAGATCCCCGTAGACAGCACCTCTTTTATCCTGCGAGGACTGGATGCAGGGACAGAATACACCATTAGTCTGGTGGCGGAGAAAGGCCGACACAAAAGCAAACCCACAACTGTCAAGGGTTCGACTG AGGAGGAACCTGAGCTTGGAACATTATCAGTATCAGAGACTGGCTGGGATGGTTTCCAGCTCACCTGGACAGCAGCCGACGGGGCCTATGAGCACTTTATCATTCAGGTGCAGGAGTCTGACAATCCCGAAGAACCCCGGAATATGACAGTCCCAGGCGGACTGCGCTTTGTGAATGTTACAGGTCTCAAGGCCAACACACCTTATAACATCACGCTTCGTGGTGTGATTCAAGGCTACAGGACCAAACCCCTTTCTGTTGAAACCATGACAG GAGTGCACCCAGAAGTTGGTGAGCTAACCGTTTCCGACATTACTCCTGAAAGCTTCAACCTTTCTTGGACAACCACCAATGGGGACTTCGACATCTTTACTATTGAAATTATTGATTCTAACAGGTTGCTGGAGTCCATGGAGTTCAACATCTCAGGCAATTCAAGAACTGCTCATATCTCAGGGCTTTCCCCCAGCACTGATTTTATTGTCTACCTCTATGGGATCTCTCATGGTTTCCGCACACAGGCAATAAGTGCTGCAGCTACAACAG AAGCAGAACCGGAGGTCGACAACCTTCTGGTTTCAGATGCTACTCCAGATGGCTTCCGTCTGTCCTGGACTGCAGATGATGGGGTTTTCGACAGTTTTGTTCTAAAAATCAGGGATACCAAAAGGAAATCTGATCCACTGGAACTAATAGTACCAGGCCATGAGCGCACCCAGGATATAACAGGGCTGAAAGAGGGTACTGAATATGAAATTGAGCTCTATGGAGTTAGCAGTGGACGGCGTTCCCAACCCGTAAATGCGGTAGCAACCACAG TTGTTGGATCTCCCAAGGGAATTTCTTTCTCTGACATCACGGAAAACTCCGCTACAGTCAGCTGGACACCCCCTCGCACCCGCGTGGAGAGCTACCGGATCTCCTATGTCCCTGTCACAGGAG GTATTCCAAATGTTGTTACAGTCGATGGAAGCAAGACAAGGACCAAGTTGGTGAAGTTAGTCCCAGGTGTAGACTACAATGTTAGTATAATCTCTGTGAAAGGCTTTGAAGAAAGTGAACCTGTCTCTGGCACTCTGAAAACAG cTCTGGACAGCCCGTCAGGCCTAGTAGTGGTGAACATCACAGACTCTGAGGCTCTGGCGACCTGGCAGCCAGCAATCGCTGCTGTGGATAATTACATTGTCTCCTACACTTCTGAGGATG AACCAGAAGTTACTCAGATGGTATCAGGAAACACTGTGGAGTATGACCTGAAGGGCCTTCGACCTGCAACTGAGTATACGCTGAGTGTCCATGCACTGAAGGACACGCAGAAGAGCGAGACCCTCTCCACCCAGTTTACTACAG GACTGGATGCTCCAAAAGATTTAAGTGCCACTGAGGTTCAGTCAGAAACAGCTGTGATAACTTGGAGGCCTCCACGTGCTCCTGTCTCTGGTTATCTCCTGATCTACGAGTCCATTGATGGCAGAGTCAAG GAAGTCATCCTAAACCCTGAGACAACTTCCTACAGCCTGACAGAGCTGAGCCCATCTACCCAGTACACGGTGAAACTCCAGGCGCTGAACAGGTCCCTGAAGAGCAAAATAATCCTGACTATTTTCACCACAA ctGGTCTTCTCTATCCTTACCCTAAAGACTGCTCCCAGGCTCTCCTGAATGGAGAAACCACCTCTGGGCTCTACACAGTTTACCTGAATGGTGACAAGGCTCAGCCTCTGCAAGTCTTCTGCGACATGAGCGAGGACGGGGGCGGATGGATT
- the TNC gene encoding tenascin isoform X3 — protein MGLPTQVLACAILALLYQHVNGGLIKRIIRHKRETGLNVTLPEDNQPVVFNHVYNIKLPVGSLCSVDLDTASGDADLKAEIEPIKNYEEHTVNEENQIVFTHRINIPRRACGCAAAPDIKDLLSRLEELEGLVSSLREQCASGAGCCPNSQAVEGRLDTTPYCSGHGNYSIEICGCVCEPGWKGPNCSEPDCPRNCFNRGLCVQGKCICNEGFTGEDCSQATCPSDCNDQGKCMDGVCVCFEGYTGTDCSEELCSQGCSMHGRCVSGRCVCHEGFTGEDCSEPLCPSNCHNRGRCVDNECVCEEGYTGEDCSELICPNDCFDRGRCVNGTCFCEEGFTGEDCGELTCPNNCNGNGRCENGLCVCYEGFIGDDCSEKRCPKDCHSRGRCVGGRCVCQEGYLGEDCGELRCPNDCHNRGRCVNGQCVCHEGFIGEDCGELRCPSDCNNRGRCVNGQCVCHEGFIGDDCGELRCPNDCNNHGLCVNGQCVCDEGYTGEDCAELRCPEDCHNRGRCVEGRCECDNGFTGEDCGELSCPNDCHQRGRCIDGRCVCHEGFTGEDCRERSCPNDCNNVGRCIDGRCVCEDGYMGDDCSDVSPPTELTVTNVTDKTVNLEWKHENLVNEYLITYVPTSSGGLDMQFTVPGNQTAATIHELEPGVEYFIRVFAILKNKKSIPVSARVATYLPAPEGLKFKSVRETSVQVEWDPLNFSFDGWELVFRNMKKDDNGDITSSLKRPETSYMQPGLAPGQQYNVSLHIVKNNTRGPGLSRVITTKLDAPSQIEAKDVTDTTALITWSKPLAEIEGIELTYGPKDIPGDRTTVDLSEDENQYSIGNLRPHTEYEVTLISRRGDMESDPMKEVFVTDLDAPRNLKRVSQTDNSITLEWKNSHANIDNYRIKFAPISGGDHAEITVPKGNQATTRATLTGLRPGTEYGIGVTAVRQDRESAPATINAGTDLDNPKDLEVSDPTETTLSLRWRRPVAKFDRYRLIYVSPSGRKNEVEIPVDSTSFILRGLDAGTEYTISLVAEKGRHKSKPTTVKGSTEEEPELGTLSVSETGWDGFQLTWTAADGAYEHFIIQVQESDNPEEPRNMTVPGGLRFVNVTGLKANTPYNITLRGVIQGYRTKPLSVETMTGVHPEVGELTVSDITPESFNLSWTTTNGDFDIFTIEIIDSNRLLESMEFNISGNSRTAHISGLSPSTDFIVYLYGISHGFRTQAISAAATTVQEPLLSKLTVSNATSNSMSLTWEAQDNAFDHFILEVRNSDFPLDSLVHTVPGASRHYVVTNLKAATNYTIQLHGVIDGQGGQTLTALATTEAEPQLGTLTLTNVTPDSFNLSWTTRDGPFAKFVIHIRDSYAAHEPQELTVSGGARSAHISGLLDYTGYDINIKGTTNAGVHTEPLTAFVMTEAMPPLENLTVSDINPYGFTVSWMASENAFDNFLVVVVDSGKLLDPQEFLLTGAQRQLKLKGLITGIGYEVMLYGFAKGHQTKPLSTLAVTEAEPEVDNLLVSDATPDGFRLSWTADDGVFDSFVLKIRDTKRKSDPLELIVPGHERTQDITGLKEGTEYEIELYGVSSGRRSQPVNAVATTVVGSPKGISFSDITENSATVSWTPPRTRVESYRISYVPVTGGIPNVVTVDGSKTRTKLVKLVPGVDYNVSIISVKGFEESEPVSGTLKTALDSPSGLVVVNITDSEALATWQPAIAAVDNYIVSYTSEDEPEVTQMVSGNTVEYDLKGLRPATEYTLSVHALKDTQKSETLSTQFTTGLDAPKDLSATEVQSETAVITWRPPRAPVSGYLLIYESIDGRVKEVILNPETTSYSLTELSPSTQYTVKLQALNRSLKSKIILTIFTTTGLLYPYPKDCSQALLNGETTSGLYTVYLNGDKAQPLQVFCDMSEDGGGWIVFLRRQNGKEDFYKNWKTYVAGFGDLKDEFWIGLENLHKITSQGQYELRVDLRDKGETAYAVYDRFSVGDAKSRYRLRVDGYSGTAGDSMTYHNGRSFSTFDKDNDSAITNCALSYKGAFWYKNCHRVNLMGRYGDNSHSQGVNWFHWKGHEYSIQFAEMKLRPSSFRNLEGRRKRA, from the exons ATGGGACTCCCCACGCAGGTTTTGGCCTGTGCGATCTTAGCTTTGCTGTACCAGCATGTCAATGGTGGACTCATCAAGCGAATTATCCGGCACAAGCGGGAGACTGGGCTAAACGTGACCTTGCCAGAAGATAATCAGCCTGTGGTTTTTAACCATGTCTACAACATTAAGTTGCCTGTTGGCTCCCTTTGCTCAGTGGACCTGGATACAGCGAGCGGTGATGCAGACCTGAAGGCGGAAATTGAGCCCATCAAGAATTACGAGGAGCACACAGTGAATGAGGAGAACCAGATTGTCTTCACACACCGTATTAACATTCCCCGCCGGGCCTGTGGCTGTGCAGCTGCCCCAGACATTAAGGATCTGCTGAGCAGACTAGAGGAACTGGAGGGGCTGGTATCCTCCCTACGGGAGCAGTGTGCCAGCGGGGCTGGATGCTGTCCTAATTCCCAGGCAGTAGAAG GTCGCCTGGACACAACACCCTATTGCAGTGGACATGGCAACTACAGCATCGAGATCTGCGGCTGCGTTTGTGAGCCTGGCTGGAAAGGCCCCAATTGCTCTGAACCGGACTGCCCACGTAACTGCTTCAACCGGGGCCTCTGCGTCCAGGGCAAATGCATCTGCAACGAAGGCTTCACTGGTGAGGACTGCAGCCAGGCCACCTGCCCTTCTGACTGTAACGACCAAGGCAAGTGCATGGATGGGGTTTGCGTGTGCTTTGAGGGGTACACAGGCACAGACTGCAGCGAAGAGCTCTGCTCCCAGGGGTGCAGCATGCACGGGAGATGCGTGAGCGGCCGGTGCGTGTGCCACGAGGGCTTCACCGGCGAGGACTGCAGCgagcccctctgccccagcaacTGCCACAACCGCGGGCGCTGTGTGGACAATGAGTGTGTCTGCGAGGAGGGCTACACCGGCGAGGACTGCAGCGAGCTCATCTGCCCCAATGACTGCTTCGACCGCGGGCGCTGCGTCAATGGGACCTGCTTCTGTGAGGAGGGCTTCACTGGGGAGGACTGCGGGGAGCTGACCTGCCCAAACAACTGCAATGGCAACGGGCGCTGCGAGAACGGGCTGTGCGTCTGCTACGAGGGCTTCATTGGGGATGACTGCAGTGAGAAGAGGTGCCCGAAGGACTGCCACAGCCGTGGGCGCTGTGTGGGCGGGCGCTGCGTCTGCCAGGAGGGGTACCTGGGCGAGGACTGCGGGGAGCTTCGGTGCCCCAACGACTGTCACAACCGTGGGCGCTGCGTCAACGGGCAGTGTGTGTGCCACGAAGGATTCATTGGGGAGGACTGTGGGGAGCTGCGGTGCCCCAGTGACTGCAACAACCGTGGGCGTTGTGTCAATGGGCAGTGTGTGTGCCACGAGGGATTCATCGGGGACGACTGTGGCGAGCTGCGGTGCCCCAACGATTGCAACAACCATGGACTTTGTGTCAATGGGCAGTGTGTGTGTGACGAGGGGTACACAGGGGAGGACTGTGCGGAGCTGCGGTGCCCCGAAGACTGCCACAACCGTGGGCGCTGTGTGGAGGGACGCTGTGAGTGTGACAATGGCTTCACGGGGGAGGACTGCGGCGAGCTGTCCTGCCCCAACGACTGCCACCAGCGCGGGCGCTGCATTGATGGGCGCTGCGTGTGCCATGAGGGCTTCACAGGGGAGGACTGCCGTGAACGGTCCTGCCCCAACGACTGCAACAATGTGGGCCGCTGCATCGACGGACGGTGTGTCTGTGAGGATGGTTACATGGGGGATGACTGCTCCGACG tGTCTCCTCCAACTGAGCTGACTGTGACAAACGTAACAGATAAAACTGTAAATCTGGAATGGAAGCATGAGAATCTCGTCAATGAGTACCTCATCACCTATGTCCCTACCAGCAGTGGTGGCTTAGATATGCAGTTCACTGTGCCAGGAAACCAGACAGCCGCCACTATTCATGAACTGGAGCCAGGTGTAGAATACTTTATCCGTGTCTTTGCAATCCTTAAAAACAAGAAGAGTATTCCAGTCAGTGCCAGAGTAGCAACAT atCTGCCAGCTCCAGAAGGTCTGAAATTCAAATCTGTTAGAGAAACATCCGTCCAGGTGGAGTGGGATCCTCTGAACTTTTCATTTGATGGCTGGGAGCTAGTCTTCCGTAATATG AAAAAGGATGATAATGGAGATATAACCAGCAGCTTGAAAAGGCCAGAGACATCTTATATGCAGCCAGGTTTGGCACCAGGGCAACAGTATAATGTATCCCTTCATATAGTGAAAAACAATACTAGAGGACCAGGACTATCCAGAGTGATAACCACAA AGCTTGATGCCCCTAGCCAGATCGAGGCAAAAGATGTCACAGACACCACAGCTCTTATCACATGGTCCAAACCCTTGGCTGAAATTGAAGGCATAGAGCTCACTTATGGCCCTAAGGATATTCCAGGGGACAGGACAACCGTTGACCTCTCTGAAGATGAAAACCAATATTCTATTGGAAACCTGAGGCCTCACACAGAGTATGAAGTGACGCTCATCTCTCGTCGAGGTGACATGGAAAGCGACCCCATGAAAGAAGTCTTTGTCACAG ACTTGGATGCTCCAAGAAACCTGAAGCGGGTGTCACAGACAGACAATAGCATTACTTTGGAGTGGAAGAACAGCCATGCAAATATTGATAACTATCGAATTAAGTTTGCTCCCATCTCTGGTGGAGACCATGCTGAGATCACAGTGCCAAAGGGCAACCAGGCAACAACCAGAGCTACACTGACAG GTTTGAGGCCTGGAACTGAATATGGCATTGGAGTGACAGCAGTGAGACAGGACAGGGAAAGTGCTCCTGCTACCATTAATGCTGGCACTG ATCTCGATAACCCCAAGGACTTGGAAGTCAGTGACCCCACTGAAACCACCTTATCCCTTCGCTGGAGAAGACCAGTGGCCAAGTTTGATCGTTATCGCCTCATTTACGTTAGCCCCTCTGGAAGGAAGAACGAAGTGGAGATCCCCGTAGACAGCACCTCTTTTATCCTGCGAGGACTGGATGCAGGGACAGAATACACCATTAGTCTGGTGGCGGAGAAAGGCCGACACAAAAGCAAACCCACAACTGTCAAGGGTTCGACTG AGGAGGAACCTGAGCTTGGAACATTATCAGTATCAGAGACTGGCTGGGATGGTTTCCAGCTCACCTGGACAGCAGCCGACGGGGCCTATGAGCACTTTATCATTCAGGTGCAGGAGTCTGACAATCCCGAAGAACCCCGGAATATGACAGTCCCAGGCGGACTGCGCTTTGTGAATGTTACAGGTCTCAAGGCCAACACACCTTATAACATCACGCTTCGTGGTGTGATTCAAGGCTACAGGACCAAACCCCTTTCTGTTGAAACCATGACAG GAGTGCACCCAGAAGTTGGTGAGCTAACCGTTTCCGACATTACTCCTGAAAGCTTCAACCTTTCTTGGACAACCACCAATGGGGACTTCGACATCTTTACTATTGAAATTATTGATTCTAACAGGTTGCTGGAGTCCATGGAGTTCAACATCTCAGGCAATTCAAGAACTGCTCATATCTCAGGGCTTTCCCCCAGCACTGATTTTATTGTCTACCTCTATGGGATCTCTCATGGTTTCCGCACACAGGCAATAAGTGCTGCAGCTACAACAG TACAGGAACCTCTCCTTAGCAAACTCACTGTATCAAATGCTACCTCAAACAGCATGTCACTCACGTGGGAAGCACAGGACAATGCCTTTGACCATTTTATTCTAGAAGTCAGAAACTCTGACTTCCCTTTGGACTCCCTGGTGCACACAGTGCCAGGGGCCTCCCGGCACTATGTAGTCACCAACCTCAAAGCTGCCACTAATTACACCATCCAGCTCCATGGTGTAATTGATGGGCAAGGTGGTCAGACCTTGACAGCACTGGCAACCACAG aggCTGAGCCACAGCTGGGCACGCTCACACTCACAAACGTTACCCCTGACAGCTTCAACCTCTCATGGACCACAAGAGATGGGCCTTTTGCCAAGTTTGTTATACACATTAGAGATTCCTATGCAGCACATGAACCCCAGGAGCTTACGGTGTCGGGAGGTGCTCGCAGCGCTCACATCTCAGGCCTGCTAGATTACACTGGCTATGACATTAACATTAAGGGGACCACCAATGCAGGTGTTCACACAGAGCCCCTCACTGCTTTTGTCATGACAG AGGCCATGCCCCCACTGGAAAACCTAACTGTCTCTGATATTAACCCTTATGGGTTCACAGTGTCGTGGATGGCATCGGAGAATGCCTTTGACAACTTTCTAGTAGTCGTGGTGGATTCTGGCAAGCTGCTGGACCCACAGGAGTTCCTCCTTACAGGAGCCCAGCGGCAACTGAAGCTTAAAGGCCTTATTACTGGCATTGGCTATGAGGTTATGCTTTATGGTTTTGCCAAGGGGCACCAAACAAAGCCCCTAAGCACTCTGGCAGTTACAG AAGCAGAACCGGAGGTCGACAACCTTCTGGTTTCAGATGCTACTCCAGATGGCTTCCGTCTGTCCTGGACTGCAGATGATGGGGTTTTCGACAGTTTTGTTCTAAAAATCAGGGATACCAAAAGGAAATCTGATCCACTGGAACTAATAGTACCAGGCCATGAGCGCACCCAGGATATAACAGGGCTGAAAGAGGGTACTGAATATGAAATTGAGCTCTATGGAGTTAGCAGTGGACGGCGTTCCCAACCCGTAAATGCGGTAGCAACCACAG TTGTTGGATCTCCCAAGGGAATTTCTTTCTCTGACATCACGGAAAACTCCGCTACAGTCAGCTGGACACCCCCTCGCACCCGCGTGGAGAGCTACCGGATCTCCTATGTCCCTGTCACAGGAG GTATTCCAAATGTTGTTACAGTCGATGGAAGCAAGACAAGGACCAAGTTGGTGAAGTTAGTCCCAGGTGTAGACTACAATGTTAGTATAATCTCTGTGAAAGGCTTTGAAGAAAGTGAACCTGTCTCTGGCACTCTGAAAACAG cTCTGGACAGCCCGTCAGGCCTAGTAGTGGTGAACATCACAGACTCTGAGGCTCTGGCGACCTGGCAGCCAGCAATCGCTGCTGTGGATAATTACATTGTCTCCTACACTTCTGAGGATG AACCAGAAGTTACTCAGATGGTATCAGGAAACACTGTGGAGTATGACCTGAAGGGCCTTCGACCTGCAACTGAGTATACGCTGAGTGTCCATGCACTGAAGGACACGCAGAAGAGCGAGACCCTCTCCACCCAGTTTACTACAG GACTGGATGCTCCAAAAGATTTAAGTGCCACTGAGGTTCAGTCAGAAACAGCTGTGATAACTTGGAGGCCTCCACGTGCTCCTGTCTCTGGTTATCTCCTGATCTACGAGTCCATTGATGGCAGAGTCAAG GAAGTCATCCTAAACCCTGAGACAACTTCCTACAGCCTGACAGAGCTGAGCCCATCTACCCAGTACACGGTGAAACTCCAGGCGCTGAACAGGTCCCTGAAGAGCAAAATAATCCTGACTATTTTCACCACAA ctGGTCTTCTCTATCCTTACCCTAAAGACTGCTCCCAGGCTCTCCTGAATGGAGAAACCACCTCTGGGCTCTACACAGTTTACCTGAATGGTGACAAGGCTCAGCCTCTGCAAGTCTTCTGCGACATGAGCGAGGACGGGGGCGGATGGATT